The region CACAGCTTCGGCGCTATAAAAAGTATAATTCAGTTCAGGCAGGTACAACAGAAGAAAGTATCATCGTGCATTCCGGTTTGGTGTTGAACAGCAGCACCCACGAATGCATTTTAAATGAAAAACCGCTGGACCTTACGCCCACCGAGTTTTACATTCTTCGTATTCTCTTAGAACGAAAGGGAAAAGTGGTTAGCGCAGAAGAGCTTTTTCGTGAAATCTGGAAAGACGAGTATTACACGAAAAGCAATAACACTATAACAGTCCATATTCGTCATTTACGTGAAAAAATGGGGGATACGGTGGAGAATCCACAATATATCAAGACAATCTGGGGAGTGGGGTACAAAATTGAACTATAATTTTCAGGATGCATCTGGATACAGAAAGTTCAGACAAAAGATACTATGGCAGCTAATTATTATGGCTGTTATATCATTTACGGTAATTGTAGTCATCTATATGATGGTTTGGAAAGGTAAAGTAGGCAACCTGCTGGTAAAATTTTTCCAAAGGTTTTTGCACATGACGCAAGAAGAAGCATTTACCACCTATCATTATGTGTTCCGGTATAACTTTGGACTTTTTTTCCTTGGTGCTGCGCTTTTCGTATATTTTCTGTTGCTTTTCATATTTCTCCATCGGTTCACCCGATATTTTGATATAATCAATCATGGAATTGATGCATTGGTTTCAGAACAGGATGATTTCATACAACTGGTTCCTGAAATGGCCGCCATTGAAGAGAAGCTGAACACTGTCCGAAAGACTTTGTCTGACCGTGCTTACCGTGCTCAGGAAGCAGAGCAGAGAAAAAGCGACCTCATCATGTATCTGGCTCACGATATACGGACACCGCTCACTTCTGTGATTGGTTATCTAAGCCTGCTGGATGAGGCTCCGGACATGCCGTTGGAGCAAAAGGCAAAATATGTCCATATTACATTGGAGAAAGCATACCGGCTGGAGAATCTGGTAAATGAGTTCTTTGAGATTACCCGTTATAACTCGCAGCAGATTAAACTTGAAAAACAAATAGTTGATTTATACTATATGCTGGTTCAAATAGCAGACGAGTTTTATCCGGTTCTCACTCCTAAGGCAAATACTATAGCGGTTCACGCGGATGAAAACCTTACCGCTTATGGAGATCCCACACAGTTGGCGCGTGTGTTCAATAACATTCTGAAAAATGCTGTGGCGTATAGCGATCCCCATACGGAAATCTCCATTTCCGCGGGTGAAAGGAATCATCAGGTGGTGATTACGTTTCGAAATCAGGGTACCACGATACCTGAGGAAGAGTTATCCTCTATTTTCGAGAAATTCTACCGACTGGACAAAGCCCGTGCCTCGAATACGGGCGGAGCTGGTTTGGGATTGGCTATTGCAAAGGAAATCATAACTATGCACCAGGGAACGATAATGGCGGATAGTAAAGGTGGTATTACGTCCCTTACGGTAACTCTTCCGGTTACAAATTAGTAAGATATCAATCGAATATTAGGATTTTCTTAGGAATTAAACAACTCCATATTAAACTACAGGAAGCTCTTGTTTGGTAAGATATTTACCAGCAGGAGCTTCCTGCATCCGATTCATTGAAAGGAGAGAACTTAATTATAATGGTTAATTGCAATAATAATTATAGCGGCTATAAGAGGAAACGAGCATTAAAACAACATTCACGCTTGAGAAAGAACCATATGATATTGCGGCTGATCTCAGTAGCAGCTGTCATCGGTTTGCTTTGGTACTGCATCAATGGTTTGAATTTGAAAGAAGTTTCGCCTGAACCTATTTTATCCATTGGGACGGACAGTCCCGACATCAGTTCAGCCGACATTAAAAAAGATGATACGGATGATCCTTTGTGGAGCTTGATTCTAGTCAATCGATGGAATGTGATTCCAGAGGATTACCACGTAGATTTGACCAAATTATCAAATGGACAAACTGTTGATACACGGATATACCCGGCACTTCAGAACATGTTTGATGCAGCAAGGGCTGACGGTGTAAATCTCGTGGTCGTTTCAGGATACCGAACGGCTGAGAAGCAGCAGAGCCTGATGGATGAAAAAGTTGCAGCATATAAAGCGGAAGGATATTCAGCCTACCAAGCAAAGACCGAAGCAGAAACATGGGTCGCGATTCCAGGTACAAGTGAACATCAGTTGGGAATCGCTGTGGATATCAATGCGGATGGGGTTCAATCAAAGGGAAGTGAAGTTTATAAATGGCTGAAACAAAACGGATACCGTTTTGGATTTATCCTCCGCTATCCGCCGGATAAAACAGAAATCACTGGTGTGAGCAATGAGCCGTGGCATTACCGCTATGTAGGAATTAAGGCTGCCACTGAAATGAACGATCAAAACCTCTGCCTTGAGGAATATTTAAGAGATAAAAATTGAACAGAGGATCAGCCACCGGCAAGGACGAAGTACACAGCAACTGTGCTCATACTTTGTGATACCGGTTCCATAAAATGAGTAATAAGGTAGTATTATAATCTAATTTAATAGTGATAAAAATAAAAAAGTAACAAAAAATATTGAAAAAATAGTGTTGACACATAAAAAATGCTATGATAATATGGAAATGCAATATGAGGGACCGGTACCATAACCGAAAAAGAAGTACAAGGAGAATGATATGCTGACAATTCACGAAGTGGCAGAGCTGGCAGGTGTTTCGAAGTCAACGGTATCCAGAGTTTTGAATAATAATGGCTATGTAAATGAGGAGACCAGGCGCAGGATTGAGAAAATCATACAGGAACATCAATATAAGCCGTCTGCAGCAGCCGTCAGTCTTTCCAAACAGATCGGGAGCACAATCGGTGTGGTTATCCCTGAGATAGACAATACTTTTTTCGGGGAAGTTTTAAAGGGAATCAATGAAGTGGCTGATCAGAATGGTTTTTCTATCATCTATTGTGATACACAAAATAATGGGGATAAAGAACTGAAGGCATTATCAGCCTTAGAACAGCAGCGGGTGAGGGGTGTGATTATTACACCTGCCATGGGCTATGGCGATAAGGAGTCTGTGGACAAGTTAAAGAATGCTTTGGCAAAACTGGATGTGCCAGTGGTAGTGGTAGACAGGGATTTTGATTATTCCCAGTGGGATACGATTTATTTCCAAAACTATGAGAGCGGTTATATTGCAACAGAAAGCATGATCCAGGCCGGGAATAAAAAAATCGGCATTATTCAAGGTGATATGCAGCTTAAAATAGCCAGGGAAAGGTTCCGGGGATATCAGGATGCCATGGCGGCAAATGGATTGGAGATTCCGGAACAATTTGTGTTAAAAGGGGATTTTACCATAGAAACGGCCTATGAACTGACCAAACGTATGATAGAAAGCAAAGTACTGCCTGATGGCATGATTACCTGCAATAACCGTACTAGTATCGGGTTTATTAAAGCCATGATAGAGAAGGGTATTACCATTGGAAGTGATATTGCAGTTGTGGGAATTGACAATGTCCCCATGCTGGATGTGCTGGGGTTCCCATTCAGCTGTGTATCCAGGGATACCATTGAGATGGGACGCATGAGTATGAAGCTTCTTATGGAACGGATGAATAAGCCGGATGTACAAAGAAGCATTTGGGTAGCCCCCTGTAAGCTGGAGCTGAATGGCTCGGAAAAAACAAACCGGTAACGTTTGTTTTTTTTACCAGATGTGGGAGCGGTTCCATATTGAAATATATCGTATATGCACGGGAGAGACGTCATCCCGGATATATAAATAAAACTATATTATGAATGAGAGGGATCTATTATGAAGAAACGAATTTTAGCAATGATGATGGCAGTCACCATGGCGGGAACGCTGACTGCATGTGGCGGTAGTTCATCCACAAAGTCTACGGAAGCGGCCCAGCCCGCTACCACAACGAAAGCAGAAGCAGCGGAAAGTGAAAAACCAGTAGAACCAGAGGCAAAATCCGGTCCTTACAAAATAACAGTTATTATCAAAGCAACAGATTCTTCCTACTGGCAGACAGTACTACTTGGAGCACAGGCAGCAGCTGCCGAGAGTAACGGAGAGATTGAAGTGACCACTGCAGGTCCGGCATCTGAGACAGGAATTGATGAGCAGGTTACGATACTGGAAAATGCGATTTCTTCTAAACCGGATGGCATAGTCATTGCTTCCATCAGCTCTGAGGCTACTGTTCCGGCGGTGGAGGAAGCAGTAGCAGCAGGAATACCGGTTGTAACTGTTGACAATAAATTAGCAACAGATGCTTATACCCAGCATCTGGCAACCGACCATTATGCAGCGGCATCTACTGCTGCAGAGAAAATGGTGGAGCAGTGGAAAGAAGCAGGAATCGATCCGTCTGGTAAAAAGGTGGCAGTGATCAGTGCGGACTCCGGTTCTGCCGTAAACCAGGCACGTTGTGAGGGATTTGCAGATAAAGTGAAAGAACTGGTTCCAGACATTACAATGATAGAAACCCAGTATTGTGATAATGATATTGCAAAAGCACAGGATGCAGTAGACAATCTGATTCTCGCAAACCAGGACTTGATTGGGATATTCGGAGATAATAACCACATGGGAGACGGCATTGCAAATTCCATTGCTCAGAATGAAAAGTCCGGAAGTATCCTTGCCTATGCATTTGACTCTGATGATACGGAAATCGAAGCAATTAAAAGCGGTGCATTGACCGGCATCGTTGTTCAGGATCCATACGGAATGGGATATGAAGGCGTACGTTCCGTCATTGCATCGTTAAAAGGCAAGAGTGTTGAACATGATGTGGTAGCGGCTACGACTCTGGTAACCAAAGACAATTTAGACGTGCCGGAAGTGCAGAAGCTGCTGTATCCTGGTAAATAATAAATGTCAATTGGTCAGAAATTTATGGAGGTTGCAAATGCAGGAACAAATAATACCCATTGTCTCCATGAAAGGAATTGTAAAGGAGTTTCCAGGTGTACGCGCTCTTTCCGGCGTGGACCTGGAGCTCCTTCCAGGAGAAGTACATGCACTGGTAGGCGAGAATGGCGCAGGCAAATCCACGATTATAAAAATACTTATGGGAGTCTATAGCAAAACAGAGGGAGAAATCTATTTAAATGGGGAGAAAAAAGAGATTAAGTCCCCTTTTCATGCACAGTCATTGGGATTGGGGGCGGTGTATCAGGATGTGAATCTGGCACAGCATCTTTCTGTAGCTGAGAACTTCTTTATGGGACAGCTGCCCAGAACGAAATTCGGTACCGTGGATTATGCCCGCATGTATAGAGAAACAAAAGAGACACTGGACTCCATTGAAGTGCATGCGGACCCAAAAGCAATTATCAGGACGCTGCCAGTGGCACAGCAGGAGATGGTTGCAATTGGGAAGACCATGCATCAAAAGGCAAAGGCGGTTATCTTTGATGAACCGACGGCATTACTGACCGCAGATGAGACAAAACAGCTGTTTCGAATTATTAAGAAGCTGAAACAGGACGGCGTAGGGGTTTTGTATATCTCACACCGTATGGAAGAAATATTCAGTATCTGTGACAGGGCTACTGTTTTAAAAGATGGATGCTTTGTGGGAACCGTTGACATGAAAAATACGGATGAAGACCGCCTCATATCAATGATGGTGGGAAGAAACGTAAATAATATGTATCAGATTGAGCATGTTCCACCGGGTGAGACCATCCTTAAGGCAGAAAATATTTCAAGGGGAACCGCCTTTCAAAATATCAGTTTTGAGGTGAAGCGGGGCGAGATCTTTGGCATGTTTGGATTGGTGGGTTCCGGGCGGACCGAAATTGTGAGAGCGATTTTCGGAGCCGATGCCAAAGACTCGGGGAAAGTGACCTTTATGGGAAAGCCGGCAGATTTCACCAGACCGGTTTATGGGATTCAGGCCGGAATTGCACTTCTCCCGGAAGACAGGCGGGCTCAGGGGCTGGCGCTGGGCATGTCGGTGGCAGATAATACCAATATGGTTGCGGTGCACAAAATCACCCGTCTGGGAATTATGAATAAAGGAAAAGGCGAACGAATTGCCCGGGAGTATGCAGAAAAGCTCAGAACAAAGACACCTACGGTTTATCAGCGGGTCAAGAATCTGTCCGGGGGCAATCAGCAGAAGGTGGTTATATCGAAATGGCTGGCACAGGACAGTGATTTATTTATCTTTGATGAGCCCACAGTAGGAGTTGATGTGGGTGCAAAGCTTGAAATCTATAAAGTATTCGAATCTCTGATTAAGGAAGGCAAGACCATAATTATTATATCCTCCTATCTTCCAGAGGTTATGGGGCTTGCAGACAGGATGATGGTGATGTATGAAGGGCGTCAGATGGGAATTATTTCCCGTGAAGAGTTTACCGATGAAAACATCATGCGGTACGCTTCTGGTATGAAAGGAAAGGAGTCATAAAGACAATGGCGGAAAAGAAAAAACAAAATCTGTTCCTGTCCCGTTTTCAGACGGAGCTGCTGTTGGTGGGAATTTTAGTTGCACTGTTTTTGTTCTTTGGTATGAAATCACCGGTTTTTTTAAAAGTAGATACACTGATGAAGCTCTTAAAGCAGGCATCCATCTATGGGATCATAGCAATAGGTATGACCTTTGTTATAACGTCCTCTGGTATTGACTTGTCCGTTGGCTCGGTCGTTGGTTTATCAGGAATTATAGTTTCCATGTGCATGGTAAATGGAGTCCCGGTCCTAGTTTCAATCTTGATTGCCATAGGTGCAAGCGTGTTAGTTGGATTGTTTAACGGTGTCCTGGTACATAATGCAAAAGTTCCGCCGTTTATTGCCACCATGGCATCCATGACGGTTGTAAGGAATGTGATTCTGTTGATGACAGGGGCCAAAACCATATCCAACCTTCCCCAGGGCTTTACGGCATTTGCATCTGGCTCTGTATTGGGAATTCCCAATATGTTTCTGACCTGGCTGGCGATTATTACCCTTGGTATATTCATCACAGGAAGAACTGTGTTTGGAAGAAATATCTATGCTTATGGAAGCAATAAAGAATCTGCAAGATTAAGCGGAATCAATATTTCCTCAACGGTATATGGAGTGTATATATTCTCTGCGATTGTATGCGGAATTGCAGGCATTCTGATGGCGGCCCGCCTTGGCAACGGGGTGCCGACTTCCGGTGTTGGATATGAGCTTGATGCAATCGCTGCTTCTGTTGTGGGCGGTGCGAGTTTGGATGGCGGGGAAGGTTCTGTAATTGGTACCGTACTTGGCGCCATGATTATGGCGACGCTTCGTCAGGGCGGAACATTGCTTGGAATCAATTCGTTTATCATGGAAATTATGATAGGTTCGTTAATAGCAATTGCAGTAGTGATTGATAAAATGCGGAAAAGCTGATCAATGGAGGGAAGGCTATGATTTACAAGAAGGTTGGAAAAATTGCAGAAAAAATCTCGGTGATTGGAATTGGGTGCTGGAATTTTGGAGGCGATTGGGATTCCATGAATGACAGGAAATCATCACGGATTATTCATGCGGCAATTGAAATGGGAGTAAATTTCTTCGATGTTGCCCCGGTATATGGCTGGGGGCATTCGGAAATGGTTCTGGGAGCAGCGCTTAAGGAAAGTGGCTACAGAGATAAGGTTCTGATTGCTTCCAAAGGCGGCCTGCTATGGAATGAGAAGCATGAGACGAAAAATAATCTTTCAAAAGCAAGCCTGCTGAAAGAGATTGATGAGACATTGATCAGACTTCAGACTGACCATGTGGATATCTACCAGTTGCATTGGCCTGATCCCAATGTGCCACTGGAGGAAACGGCAGAAGCCCTGGAAGAAATGAAAAGGGCCGGAAAAATCCGTTATGTAGGATTGAGTAATTTTTCACAAACAGATGTAGATAAAATGATGGAATATACAGATGTTCATTGTCAGCAGAGCCTTTACAATATGCTGGAGCGGAATACAGACAGCTATCACAGCATTCCTTTGGAATATCTGACAGAAAAGGAAGTTCTGCCTAATGTAAGAAAGTATGGTCAGGCATTTTTGCCCTACAGCCCGCTGTTCCAGGGGCTGCTGGCCGGGAAATTCCATTCAGGGTCAAACTTTTCTGAAAATGATATCAGGAATGCAAATCCCAAGCTGGCAGGGCCGGCGTTCCGCCAGTATTTTGATGGTGCAGAACAGATTAAGAAAATTGCGGAGGAATATGGAAAACCAATGAACGAGGTTGCTTTGAACTGGCTGAGGCAAAAAGAGGAAGTCACTTCTATTATTGGAGGTGCTTCAACGGTAGAGCAGTTGGAGCAGAATATACAATGTACTGCCTGGGATATTGATGATGAAATGATGGCAAAGATTAATATTGTACTGGAACCATTTGAGAACTTATAAGGAAAGTTATTGATAATAGAATGGATGTATCAAATTGAAGCGGTGGTCTTGAAAGAAATTATCTAAAGACTGCTGCTTTTTCTTATGGAACTGACAGGCTCTCTATAAGTCACCTTTCTTCCGGCATGGAAGCCTGACCGGGCCTGTATTAGAGCTGGATATTAAAAAAACAGAATTTGTCATGGTATGGATGGAAAAGGAAGTGTGGCCATTTGTTGCAGGATGAGACATCTGCATCAAAGGCTTTTTTTTAAGGGAAACCATCTTGACACCTTAATAAAAAAAATGTATAATGAGTACATACTCATTGAGTTGGAGGTCATTAATTGAAAACAAAAAGGCAGCTGCAAAAGGAACATACCCGAAAAAAGATAATTGAAACAGCATATCAGATTTATTCTGAACAAGGTTTTTCCGCTACAACGGCTGTTATCGCAAAGGAAGCCGGCGTATCTCACGGCACAATATTTGCCCATTTCTCATCTTTAGATGAATTGCTGTGCTGTCTGATTCAGGATTTCGGTGATGCCCTGGGATCAGAGATACACCGGCTGGCGGAAACAAAAGATAATATTGAGGAGCTGTTAAAGACCCATTTGGATCTTTTAGCCCGTCACGAGAAATTTTATATCCGGCTGATTGCGGAAAGGAGTTTATTGCCGGAGGATGCAAGATTAACTTTTTCAAATATTCAATCCATTGTTGCTTTCCACTTTAACAAGGCATTTGAACGGGAAAGCAGTACAATAAAAGATGTTCCTATCCCCCTTTTGTTTAATACGTGGATGGGATTGGTCCATTATTATTTGTTAAACAAGGATTTATTTTCGCCGGATACGCCGGTTTTAGAACGGTATGGTTCAAAACTTACGGAAACTTTTTTAGAATTGATTAAAAAATAAAAGGAGGATATAACATGAAAGTTTGTATTGCCTGCGGTATGCCGATGGCAGAGGCTTCTGAATTTGCCTGCGGTGACACAACGAAAGACTATTGTGTACACTGCGCCCGCCCCGACGGCTCCATGCAGTCGTTCGAAGAAAAGAAGGCTGGTATGATCCGTTTTATCATGAGAACCCAGGGATTTGATGAAAAGGCCGCGATACAAATGGCCGAAAACAGCATGAAAAAGCTTCCTGCGTGGAAAGAATTTTTCCATCATTGAGAAAGAGGGGATAATTATGAAGGTAAGTACAGCATTTCAGGCTTTCGGATTAGAGGCACCAGGAGTGGAAAGAGCCTGGATGGATATGGTACAGAAACTGGACAAGGAAAGTGCGCTGGATAAGAAGACAGAGGAACTTGCCTATCTTGCAGTGATGGCTGCCGTAAGGCTGGAAAGCGGATTGCCTTTCCATGTTCAAATGGCAAAATTAAACGGAGCAACAAGAGAAGAGGTGATCAGCAGTATTCTGGTAGGATTGCCTGCAGTTGGAAATCAGGTTATCCAGGCCTTGCCTATCGCCCTGGAAGCATTTGATCATGATCCCGCTGTTTATTCAAAATAAGGAATATAGGAAGAACGAACTGACAGTAACCAGCGTATTCCGGTCTGGTCCTGCAGCATTGCATTTTCTGCAGATGAATAAAAACCATGATATTGACAATATGACGAATGAATGTTATAGTTAAGACAAGTTCATAGTGAGTGTTACTGATTCGATCAGGCATCATCAAATACCAATATCCAAATAATAGAGGATATTAGTATTTGGTGATTTTTTTTACTCTATTTTTTAGTTATAATTACCTGAAACCAACTTGATGGAAAAATTAACGTGTGAAAGGAGGTGTATGATGTTCGAGTTTGTCAAATCACTGAATAATAACATTGTACTTGCCTACGACGAGAATCATAACGAAGTCGTTCTGTTTGGTACCGGCATCGGTTTCAGCCGGAAGCGAGGGGATCTGGTAGAGGAATCTTCTGTCAGCAAGCTTTTCATCAATGACAGCAATAAGCGGCTGGCCCCTATGATTCAGAATTTATCGGAGGACATTGTATCTGTCACGGAAGATATCATCCAATATGGCTCCAGGATATTGGAAAAACAGCTTCATGCCTCTATTCTGATTGTTCTGGCTGATCATCTGTACTTTGCAATGGAGAGGGCGAAGAAAAATCAGAATGTAGATAATCCTCTCCAATGGGAGATTCCTCACCTGTATCCTAAGGAATATGAAATCGGAGCAAGGGGGGTGAAGCTTATTGAGGAACGGCTTTTTGTTAAGCTGCCGCCTCAGGAGGCATCCTTTATCGCTCTGCATTTTGTAAATGCACAATTTGAAAGTCAGGATATGAGTGATACTCTGAAAATAACAGAGATCATCAGCAGAATCCTGGATATTGTCAGCTACCATTTTCAACTGGTATTGGATGAAAATTCACTATATTACTCCAGGTTTATCGTACATCTGCGGTATTTTATTATAAGACAGGAAACTCATATGAAGGATACCATCGGATTAAACGACGAGAATTTACTGGAAACGGTAAAGACCCGTTATAAAAAAAGCTATCAATGTGCTGTAAAGATTGCAAAATACTTAAATGATGCCTATTCCTGGGACGTATCCAAGGATGAAATCATCTATCTGCTGCTTCATATTGAAAGGATAACAAGTGTCATTAAAAAGTGATGAAACATGTGGTCAAAATAAGAGTGTTACTATTCAATTAGGCATTGTCTGCGAAGAACGGTTTATTTTTATTACAAATAAAACAAAAAGGAGACTTTGTGTATGGAACATTTAAAACTAGCTCAGGAAATTATCCGGTATTGCGGTGGAAAGGATAACATAACCCAGGCATGGAACTGCATTACCAGACTGCGCTTTCATCTGAAAAATAAGGAAAAGGCAGATGTGAAAGCCATTCAGGCTTTAAGCGGTGTCTTAGGAGCCCAGTTTCAGGGAGATCAGTTTCAGGTGATCATCGGGAATGAGGTATTAAAGGTATTTGAAGGGATTAAGGAAGAGCTGGGAGACCTTGTGGTATCGTCGGAGGAAAAAAATCAGAAGAATAAAAAAAGAGAGAATCCGGTGAACGTGGTTTTCGGCGTAATTTCGGGGATTTTTAATCCAATTTTACCTGCAATTACAGGTGCCGGTATCATAAAGGGGATCCTGGCCCTGCTGGTGTTTTTAAAATTGCTCAATCCGGAGGCAGATAATTACTTTGTTTTGGATATGATTTCCAATGCCACTTATTATTTCCTGCCCTTTCTGGTAGCCTTTTCCGCAGGAAAGAAATTCGGTGTGAATGAACATCTCTCAGCGACCCTTGCAGGAATTATCATGTATCCGGCCTTTGTCAATTTAAGCGGACAGGGGATCAGTACGGTGAAGTTTCTGTTTTTAAATATTCCGGTTATGGATTACAATTCCACGGTAATCCCTATTATATTAGGCGTTCTCTTACTTAGCATGGTATACAAATTCATAGACCGTTTTGTGCCGGGCTTTTTAAAGATAATTGTAACGCCTGTGGCTTCCCTGCTTATAACCGCCCCTGTGGTACTTGTATTCATCGCTCCTTTGGGAAGCTATGTGGGCAAATATGTAGCCGCCTTTTTCATATCCCTGTTTGGAGTGGCAGGACCTGTAGCCGGATTTCTCATGGGCGGTCTTATGTCTGTCATTGTAATAACCGGTATGCACTATGCATTTTTTCCGTCTACTTTTGATGGACTGGGGAGGGTTGGCTACGATATTTTACTGCTTCCCATGAGCATTGTAAGCAATATCGGCCAGTGCGGCGCTGTTTTAGGGGCAGCCATTAAAATAAAAGATAAGAAAATGAAATCCATTGCATTTTCCAGTGCGCTTTCTGCTTTGTTCGGCATTACGGAGCCGGCAATCTATGGAGTGAACTTAAAATATAAAAAGCCCTTTTATGCAGCATTGACAGGCGGAGCAGTAGGAGGTGCCATTTACGGTATCTTTCATGTTAAGGCTTATGCTTTCAGTATTCCGGGTATTACGGCATTGCCTACTTATCTAAAAGAAGGGGAGTTAAACAACTTTATCTGGGCCTGCGCCGGTGTTTTAGCTTCCTTCCTCACTGCTTTTATCATAACCATGGTTCTTCCATTGGAAGGGAAGGAAAAGGAAAAGACAGAGGACAAGGAGAATCCGTCTGATAAGATCAGTCCGGATCAGGAAGGGCGTAACGTAAAAATACCGGTTGCAGCTCCCATGACGGGAAAGGCAGTAAGTCTTGATCAGGTTCCTGATCAGATGTTTTCTGAAGGCATTCTTGGAAAAGGAATTGCTATCATACCGGATGAGGGAATGGTGAAAGCGCCCTTTCAAGGACAGATCAAGATGATTGCACCGACAAAGCATGCCATTGGTCTCATCTCCGACCGCGGGGTAAACGTTGTGATCCATATTGGGATTGACACGGTGAACCTCCAGGGAAAGGGCTTTGAAATACTGGTGAAGGAAGACCAGTGGGTGGAGCAGGGAGAGCCGTTAATGAAGGTTGACCTGGGGTATATTAAAGAAAACCATTTAAATCCCATTACCCCTGTGATTGTAACAAACTCAGATGAATACGTGAATGTACTGGATCTTCCCATGGACAAGGCGGAGGCAGGAACCAGTCAGGTCCTCATGGTTTTTCAATAATTTTATGAAATGTAACCCTTTTTTTCAACAATCTATTTAAAAAGGAGAAAGATAATGAAAACGAAAGTAGAATATGGATTTCCAAAGGGCTTCTTATGGGGAGGAGCAACTGCTGCCAACCAGATCGAAGGAGCCTGTCTGGAGGATGGAAAAGGGATGTCCACATCGGATTATGCTGCCTATAAAGATCCCTATGCAACAGGAGAAGTGAATAATTTTACCTTCAATGTCACCTCAAAGGAACTGGAAGAATACCGGGCCAACGAGGAAAAATATAAATTTC is a window of [Clostridium] saccharolyticum WM1 DNA encoding:
- a CDS encoding aldo/keto reductase → MIYKKVGKIAEKISVIGIGCWNFGGDWDSMNDRKSSRIIHAAIEMGVNFFDVAPVYGWGHSEMVLGAALKESGYRDKVLIASKGGLLWNEKHETKNNLSKASLLKEIDETLIRLQTDHVDIYQLHWPDPNVPLEETAEALEEMKRAGKIRYVGLSNFSQTDVDKMMEYTDVHCQQSLYNMLERNTDSYHSIPLEYLTEKEVLPNVRKYGQAFLPYSPLFQGLLAGKFHSGSNFSENDIRNANPKLAGPAFRQYFDGAEQIKKIAEEYGKPMNEVALNWLRQKEEVTSIIGGASTVEQLEQNIQCTAWDIDDEMMAKINIVLEPFENL
- a CDS encoding TetR/AcrR family transcriptional regulator, with amino-acid sequence MKTKRQLQKEHTRKKIIETAYQIYSEQGFSATTAVIAKEAGVSHGTIFAHFSSLDELLCCLIQDFGDALGSEIHRLAETKDNIEELLKTHLDLLARHEKFYIRLIAERSLLPEDARLTFSNIQSIVAFHFNKAFERESSTIKDVPIPLLFNTWMGLVHYYLLNKDLFSPDTPVLERYGSKLTETFLELIKK
- a CDS encoding zinc ribbon domain-containing protein translates to MKVCIACGMPMAEASEFACGDTTKDYCVHCARPDGSMQSFEEKKAGMIRFIMRTQGFDEKAAIQMAENSMKKLPAWKEFFHH
- a CDS encoding carboxymuconolactone decarboxylase family protein produces the protein MKVSTAFQAFGLEAPGVERAWMDMVQKLDKESALDKKTEELAYLAVMAAVRLESGLPFHVQMAKLNGATREEVISSILVGLPAVGNQVIQALPIALEAFDHDPAVYSK
- the licT gene encoding BglG family transcription antiterminator LicT → MMFEFVKSLNNNIVLAYDENHNEVVLFGTGIGFSRKRGDLVEESSVSKLFINDSNKRLAPMIQNLSEDIVSVTEDIIQYGSRILEKQLHASILIVLADHLYFAMERAKKNQNVDNPLQWEIPHLYPKEYEIGARGVKLIEERLFVKLPPQEASFIALHFVNAQFESQDMSDTLKITEIISRILDIVSYHFQLVLDENSLYYSRFIVHLRYFIIRQETHMKDTIGLNDENLLETVKTRYKKSYQCAVKIAKYLNDAYSWDVSKDEIIYLLLHIERITSVIKK
- a CDS encoding beta-glucoside-specific PTS transporter subunit IIABC, with product MEHLKLAQEIIRYCGGKDNITQAWNCITRLRFHLKNKEKADVKAIQALSGVLGAQFQGDQFQVIIGNEVLKVFEGIKEELGDLVVSSEEKNQKNKKRENPVNVVFGVISGIFNPILPAITGAGIIKGILALLVFLKLLNPEADNYFVLDMISNATYYFLPFLVAFSAGKKFGVNEHLSATLAGIIMYPAFVNLSGQGISTVKFLFLNIPVMDYNSTVIPIILGVLLLSMVYKFIDRFVPGFLKIIVTPVASLLITAPVVLVFIAPLGSYVGKYVAAFFISLFGVAGPVAGFLMGGLMSVIVITGMHYAFFPSTFDGLGRVGYDILLLPMSIVSNIGQCGAVLGAAIKIKDKKMKSIAFSSALSALFGITEPAIYGVNLKYKKPFYAALTGGAVGGAIYGIFHVKAYAFSIPGITALPTYLKEGELNNFIWACAGVLASFLTAFIITMVLPLEGKEKEKTEDKENPSDKISPDQEGRNVKIPVAAPMTGKAVSLDQVPDQMFSEGILGKGIAIIPDEGMVKAPFQGQIKMIAPTKHAIGLISDRGVNVVIHIGIDTVNLQGKGFEILVKEDQWVEQGEPLMKVDLGYIKENHLNPITPVIVTNSDEYVNVLDLPMDKAEAGTSQVLMVFQ